In Vibrio sp. FE10, the following are encoded in one genomic region:
- the nadB gene encoding L-aspartate oxidase — MNANREHQCDVLVVGSGAAGLSLALRVAEHAKVIVLSKGPRSEGSTYYAQGGIAAVFDESDSIESHVEDTQIAGAGLCEEDTVQFIAENAKECVQWLIDGGVPFDKDENSTEGQPKYHLTREGGHSHRRILHAADATGMAMQTSLQDNVNNHPNIEIFERHNALDLITEDKVGGSKDKVIGAYIWNRNQEHVETVRAKFVVLATGGASKVYQYTSNPDVSSGDGIAIAWRAGCRVANLEFNQFHPTCLFHPEARNFLLTEALRGEGAYLRRPDGSRFMKDFDERGELAPRDVVARAIDFEMKRLGADCMYVDISHKPEEFITAHFPMIHTRLMDLGIDMTKEPIPIVPAAHYTCGGVMVNKQGQTDLTNLYAIGEVSYTGLHGANRMASNSLLECVVYAWAAAKDIVENIDQSQLCAELPAWDESQVTNSDEEVIIQHNWHELRLFMWDYMGIVRTDKRLERAMRRIQMLQQETHEYYSYFKVSNNLLELRNLLQVAELMVRCAMQRKESRGLHYTLDYPELAEDSGPTILTPERNQS, encoded by the coding sequence ATGAACGCAAACCGTGAACATCAGTGTGATGTATTAGTGGTAGGAAGTGGTGCGGCAGGCTTGTCATTAGCCTTACGTGTAGCAGAACATGCAAAAGTAATTGTATTAAGCAAAGGACCACGTAGCGAAGGATCGACGTATTACGCACAAGGTGGTATTGCCGCGGTATTCGATGAATCAGACAGTATTGAGTCTCACGTAGAAGATACTCAAATTGCTGGTGCTGGGCTATGTGAAGAAGATACAGTTCAATTCATTGCTGAAAATGCAAAAGAGTGTGTGCAGTGGCTAATTGATGGCGGTGTTCCATTTGATAAAGATGAGAACAGCACCGAAGGTCAACCTAAATATCACCTCACTCGTGAAGGTGGACACAGCCACCGCCGAATTTTGCACGCTGCCGATGCAACTGGCATGGCGATGCAAACCTCACTACAAGACAACGTCAATAATCACCCCAACATCGAGATCTTCGAACGCCACAATGCGCTTGATTTGATCACAGAAGATAAAGTCGGTGGTTCGAAAGACAAGGTTATCGGTGCCTACATCTGGAACCGTAACCAAGAACACGTAGAAACCGTGCGTGCTAAGTTTGTGGTACTAGCAACTGGCGGCGCTTCCAAGGTTTACCAATACACTTCGAACCCTGATGTCTCTTCAGGTGATGGTATTGCTATTGCTTGGCGTGCAGGTTGTCGTGTCGCAAATCTCGAATTCAACCAATTCCACCCAACATGCCTATTCCACCCAGAAGCGCGTAACTTCCTTTTGACGGAAGCATTACGTGGCGAAGGCGCATATTTACGTCGCCCTGATGGTTCAAGATTCATGAAGGACTTTGACGAGCGTGGTGAACTGGCTCCTCGTGATGTGGTTGCTCGTGCGATTGACTTCGAAATGAAGCGTTTAGGCGCAGACTGTATGTATGTAGACATCAGCCACAAGCCTGAAGAATTCATCACCGCGCATTTCCCAATGATCCACACGCGTTTGATGGATTTGGGTATCGACATGACCAAAGAGCCGATCCCTATCGTACCGGCTGCCCACTACACTTGTGGTGGTGTAATGGTGAATAAGCAAGGTCAAACCGACTTAACTAACTTATATGCGATTGGCGAAGTGAGCTACACCGGCTTACACGGTGCAAACCGTATGGCTTCAAACTCATTGCTTGAGTGTGTGGTATACGCATGGGCAGCAGCGAAAGATATTGTTGAGAACATCGACCAATCTCAACTGTGTGCTGAACTGCCTGCATGGGATGAAAGCCAAGTCACCAACAGTGATGAAGAGGTGATCATTCAGCACAACTGGCACGAGCTAAGACTGTTCATGTGGGATTACATGGGGATTGTTCGAACGGATAAACGTCTAGAACGTGCAATGCGCCGTATTCAGATGCTGCAGCAAGAAACTCATGAGTACTACAGCTACTTTAAGGTTTCGAACAACCTGCTTGAACTGCGTAACTTATTGCAAGTGGCTGAACTGATGGTGCGTTGTGCGATGCAACGTAAAGAGAGCCGAGGTCTGCACTATACGTTGGATTACCCAGAGCTTGCAGAAGACAGCGGCCCAACTATTCTCACACCAGAGAGAAACCAATCATAA
- the pdxJ gene encoding pyridoxine 5'-phosphate synthase, with product MSSILLGVNIDHIATLRNARGTKYPDPVHAAEIAERAGADGITIHLREDRRHIVDRDVRILAETIQTRMNLEMAVTDEMVQIALDTNPEFVCLVPEKREELTTEGGLDVVGQLEKIKAATEKLSAAGIKVSLFIDADREQIDAAKACGAPFIELHTGHYADAKTEEDQQDELKKIAAGASYADDLGITVNAGHGLTYHNVAPIAALPEIYELNIGHSIMGRAVFDGLNKAVADMKAIMETARNNA from the coding sequence ATGAGCTCAATCCTTTTAGGCGTTAATATCGACCATATTGCAACACTACGTAATGCACGTGGTACTAAATATCCAGACCCAGTACACGCAGCTGAAATTGCTGAACGTGCTGGTGCTGACGGCATCACAATTCACCTACGCGAAGATCGCCGTCATATCGTTGACCGTGATGTACGCATTCTTGCTGAGACAATTCAAACTCGCATGAATCTTGAGATGGCCGTGACGGACGAGATGGTTCAAATCGCACTTGATACCAATCCTGAGTTCGTTTGCTTGGTTCCAGAAAAACGTGAAGAGCTAACGACTGAAGGTGGCTTGGATGTTGTCGGTCAACTAGAGAAGATCAAAGCGGCGACGGAAAAACTGTCGGCTGCAGGTATTAAGGTCTCTCTATTTATCGATGCAGATCGTGAGCAAATCGATGCAGCAAAAGCATGTGGTGCACCGTTTATTGAGCTTCACACTGGTCATTACGCTGATGCGAAAACAGAAGAAGATCAGCAAGATGAGCTTAAAAAGATTGCTGCAGGCGCAAGCTACGCAGATGACTTAGGTATTACAGTGAATGCGGGTCATGGCCTGACTTACCACAACGTAGCACCTATTGCGGCACTTCCAGAGATCTACGAGTTGAACATCGGTCACTCTATCATGGGACGCGCAGTGTTTGATGGCTTGAACAAAGCCGTTGCAGACATGAAAGCAATCATGGAAACAGCGCGTAACAACGCCTAG
- a CDS encoding sigma-E factor negative regulatory protein: MADKEKLSTLMDGEMIDKALIAELESDQESMDTWQNYHLIGDVMRGDAPESQGWNIANSVAAALESEPAHGSMSNLHQVNVEPVVAPIEEQPKPQQAKRQLPAWLQQFGQVAVAACVSLAVVLGVQQYGGSDPAAPEQLPVLQTIPFAGSAEPVSLTRDSVEKPASEANLQEQRKRVHALLEDYELQLRLNSDASPMQDAHLESDIE; this comes from the coding sequence ATGGCTGATAAAGAAAAGCTTTCGACACTCATGGATGGAGAAATGATCGACAAAGCTCTGATTGCAGAGTTGGAGTCTGATCAAGAAAGCATGGATACCTGGCAGAATTACCATTTAATTGGTGATGTAATGCGTGGGGATGCGCCAGAAAGTCAAGGTTGGAACATTGCTAACAGTGTTGCCGCTGCGCTTGAAAGCGAGCCAGCACACGGTTCAATGTCGAACTTGCACCAAGTGAATGTAGAACCTGTTGTTGCTCCAATTGAAGAACAACCGAAACCTCAACAAGCGAAGCGCCAGCTTCCTGCTTGGTTACAACAGTTTGGACAAGTTGCCGTTGCAGCCTGTGTTTCTCTAGCTGTTGTGTTAGGTGTTCAACAATATGGTGGCAGTGACCCAGCAGCACCAGAACAGCTGCCTGTACTCCAGACGATTCCGTTTGCGGGTTCTGCTGAACCAGTAAGCTTAACGCGTGACTCTGTTGAGAAACCAGCATCTGAAGCTAACTTGCAAGAGCAGCGCAAACGCGTTCATGCACTGTTAGAAGATTATGAGTTACAGCTAAGATTAAACAGTGATGCATCGCCAATGCAAGATGCACATCTAGAATCGGACATTGAATGA
- the lepA gene encoding translation elongation factor 4, giving the protein MKHIRNFSIIAHIDHGKSTLSDRLIQVCGGLSEREMAAQVLDSMDIERERGITIKAQSVTLDYKAKDGETYQLNFIDTPGHVDFSYEVSRSLAACEGALLVVDAGQGVEAQTLANCYTAIEMELEVVPILNKIDLPAAEPERVAEEIEEIVGIDAMEATRCSAKTGIGVDDVLENIVTAIPPPEGDPEAPLQALIIDSWFDNYLGVVSLVRIKNGKLKKNDKIRVMSTDQVWGVDRLGIFTPKQIDTTELNTGEVGWVVCGIKDILGAPVGDTLTLAKGGSTERLPGFQKVKPQVYAGLFPVSSDDYENFRDALGKLSLNDASLFYEPESSAALGFGFRCGFLGMLHMEIIQERLEREYDLDLITTAPTVVYEVVKTDGSILYVDSPAKLPATNDVEEIREPIARCNILVPSDYLGNVITLCVEKRGVQVDMVYHGKQVAVTYDLPMAEVVLDFFDRLKSTSRGYASLDYNFQRFEMSNMVRVDVLLNGETVDALAIITHKDIAQSRGRLLVEKMKEFIPRQMFDIAIQAAIGNHIIARSTVKQLRKNVIAKCYGGDISRKKKLLKKQKEGKKRMKQIGNVELPQEAFLAILHVGKD; this is encoded by the coding sequence ATGAAGCACATTCGTAATTTTTCGATTATCGCCCACATCGACCACGGTAAGTCGACCCTTTCTGACCGCTTAATCCAAGTTTGTGGAGGGTTAAGTGAACGTGAGATGGCAGCTCAAGTCCTCGATTCTATGGATATAGAACGCGAGCGTGGTATTACAATTAAAGCGCAGAGTGTGACTTTAGATTACAAAGCGAAAGATGGTGAAACTTACCAACTTAACTTTATCGACACTCCAGGACACGTAGATTTCTCTTACGAAGTATCTCGTTCTCTAGCCGCTTGTGAAGGCGCGCTATTGGTTGTGGATGCTGGTCAAGGTGTTGAAGCACAAACTCTAGCAAACTGTTACACCGCGATCGAAATGGAACTGGAAGTAGTGCCAATCTTGAACAAGATTGACTTACCTGCTGCTGAACCTGAGCGTGTTGCTGAAGAAATCGAAGAGATCGTTGGTATCGATGCGATGGAAGCGACTCGTTGTTCTGCAAAAACTGGTATCGGTGTTGATGACGTTCTTGAAAACATCGTAACGGCTATCCCACCACCAGAAGGTGATCCAGAAGCGCCACTACAAGCGCTGATCATCGACTCTTGGTTCGATAACTACTTAGGCGTTGTTTCTTTGGTTCGTATCAAGAACGGTAAGCTGAAGAAGAACGACAAGATTAGAGTAATGTCGACAGACCAAGTTTGGGGTGTTGACCGTCTAGGTATCTTCACACCTAAGCAAATCGACACAACTGAGCTAAATACTGGCGAAGTTGGTTGGGTTGTTTGTGGTATTAAAGACATCCTTGGCGCACCTGTTGGTGATACGTTGACGCTTGCAAAAGGCGGCAGCACAGAACGTCTACCTGGTTTCCAAAAAGTGAAGCCTCAGGTATACGCAGGTCTATTCCCAGTATCGTCTGATGACTACGAAAACTTCCGTGACGCACTAGGCAAACTAAGCCTGAACGATGCATCACTGTTCTACGAACCAGAAAGTTCAGCAGCACTTGGCTTTGGTTTCCGTTGTGGCTTCTTAGGAATGCTTCACATGGAGATCATTCAAGAGCGTTTAGAGCGTGAATACGACCTAGACCTAATCACAACGGCACCAACCGTAGTGTACGAAGTTGTAAAAACGGATGGCAGCATTCTTTATGTTGATAGCCCAGCTAAACTGCCTGCGACTAATGATGTAGAAGAAATTCGTGAGCCTATCGCTCGTTGTAATATCCTTGTACCGTCTGACTACCTAGGTAACGTAATTACCTTATGTGTAGAAAAACGTGGTGTTCAAGTTGATATGGTTTATCACGGTAAGCAAGTAGCTGTGACTTACGACCTGCCAATGGCAGAAGTGGTTCTAGACTTCTTCGACCGTTTGAAATCAACATCTCGTGGCTATGCGTCACTGGATTACAACTTCCAACGTTTTGAAATGTCGAACATGGTTCGTGTAGACGTATTGCTTAATGGCGAAACGGTTGACGCACTAGCTATCATTACGCACAAAGACATTGCACAGTCTCGTGGTCGTCTATTGGTTGAGAAGATGAAAGAATTCATCCCTCGTCAAATGTTTGATATCGCGATTCAAGCAGCGATTGGTAACCACATCATTGCTCGTTCTACAGTGAAACAACTGCGTAAGAACGTAATCGCAAAATGTTACGGTGGTGATATCAGTCGTAAGAAGAAACTTCTTAAGAAACAAAAAGAAGGTAAGAAACGTATGAAGCAGATCGGTAACGTTGAACTGCCTCAAGAAGCATTCTTAGCGATTCTTCATGTTGGTAAAGACTAA
- the era gene encoding GTPase Era: MSDNNQDFDIDAFFSSDSKKTGLPENQHCGFIAIVGRPNVGKSTLLNHILGQKISITSRKPQTTRHRIMGVETEGDYQAIYVDTPGLHIEEKRAINRLMNRAANSSLSDVNLVFFLVDGTHWTDDDEMVLNKLRKTDFPVVLCINKVDNVQDRTDVMQHMMEVSKKMDFLDVVPISAKQGKNIDVLRKHVRNSLPKATHHFPEEYVTDRSQRFMASEIIREKLMRFTGEELPYSVTVEIERFDYNPDNDGFHINALILVERTGQKKMVIGKAGEKIKTIGREARIDMEELFGRKVYLETWVKVKSGWADDERALRSLGYIDDL; this comes from the coding sequence ATGTCTGATAACAATCAAGATTTCGATATCGATGCATTCTTTTCATCTGATAGCAAAAAAACGGGCCTACCGGAAAACCAACACTGTGGCTTCATCGCTATTGTGGGTCGACCAAACGTAGGTAAATCGACGCTTCTGAACCATATTTTGGGTCAGAAAATCTCGATCACATCACGTAAACCTCAGACGACACGTCACCGTATTATGGGCGTAGAAACTGAAGGTGATTACCAAGCGATCTACGTTGATACTCCTGGACTTCATATTGAAGAAAAGCGTGCAATCAACCGTTTGATGAACCGTGCGGCGAACAGCTCACTGAGCGATGTGAACCTAGTATTTTTCCTTGTGGACGGTACTCACTGGACTGACGACGATGAAATGGTACTGAACAAGCTGAGAAAAACAGATTTCCCAGTTGTCCTTTGTATTAACAAGGTAGACAACGTTCAAGATCGTACCGACGTAATGCAACACATGATGGAAGTGTCTAAGAAGATGGACTTCCTTGATGTTGTGCCAATCTCGGCGAAGCAAGGTAAGAATATCGATGTACTGCGTAAGCACGTTCGTAACTCTTTACCAAAAGCGACGCACCACTTCCCTGAAGAGTACGTAACGGATCGTTCACAGCGCTTTATGGCCTCTGAAATCATCCGTGAAAAACTGATGCGATTCACAGGCGAAGAGCTACCTTACTCAGTAACGGTTGAAATCGAGCGTTTTGATTACAACCCAGATAACGATGGTTTCCACATCAATGCTTTGATTCTTGTTGAACGTACTGGTCAGAAGAAGATGGTAATTGGTAAAGCGGGCGAGAAGATCAAAACGATTGGTCGTGAAGCTCGTATCGATATGGAAGAACTATTCGGTCGTAAGGTTTACCTAGAGACTTGGGTTAAAGTTAAGTCTGGTTGGGCTGACGATGAGCGTGCACTTCGCTCGTTAGGCTACATCGACGATCTATAA
- the lepB gene encoding signal peptidase I, producing the protein MANTFSLILVIVTLVTGIVWALEKFVWAKKRQQKLADVEAQSNGLDAATSAKVTAQPWWVENSVSIFPVIAFVLVLRSFIYEPFQIPSGSMMPTLLVGDFILVEKYAYGLKDPVWRTQLVETGKPERGDSIVFKYPPQPNIDYIKRVVGMPGDTIRYSSRKEVCIQAKGTSSCEPVKLSHVEESQFIQDGVPLIQLNEQLGDVEHQILVNPLRRDRVQAYQPRNGVNEWIVPEGQYFVMGDNRDNSADSRYWGFVPEANLVGKAVAIWISFEFERGSDSVLPTWIPTGVRFNRIGGIH; encoded by the coding sequence ATGGCTAATACATTTTCGCTTATTTTAGTGATCGTAACTCTAGTGACCGGCATTGTATGGGCGTTGGAAAAGTTTGTGTGGGCGAAGAAACGCCAACAAAAATTGGCTGACGTTGAAGCACAATCGAATGGCCTAGACGCTGCAACCAGCGCAAAAGTTACGGCTCAGCCTTGGTGGGTTGAGAACAGTGTGTCCATTTTCCCTGTAATTGCATTTGTTTTGGTTTTGCGTTCATTTATTTATGAACCGTTTCAAATCCCATCTGGTTCGATGATGCCAACCCTTTTGGTTGGTGATTTCATCTTAGTAGAGAAGTACGCGTACGGTCTAAAAGACCCGGTATGGCGCACTCAATTGGTCGAAACGGGCAAGCCAGAGCGTGGTGATTCAATCGTATTTAAGTACCCACCTCAGCCGAATATCGACTACATCAAACGTGTTGTTGGTATGCCTGGCGACACAATTCGCTACAGCAGCCGCAAAGAGGTCTGCATTCAAGCGAAGGGCACAAGTAGCTGTGAACCAGTGAAACTAAGTCACGTTGAAGAAAGTCAATTTATTCAAGATGGTGTACCTCTGATTCAGCTGAATGAACAGCTGGGTGATGTGGAGCACCAAATTTTAGTTAACCCATTACGCCGTGATCGTGTGCAAGCATATCAACCTCGCAATGGTGTTAACGAGTGGATCGTTCCAGAAGGCCAATACTTTGTGATGGGTGATAACCGTGACAACAGTGCTGACAGCCGTTACTGGGGCTTTGTCCCTGAAGCAAACCTTGTTGGTAAGGCCGTTGCTATTTGGATCAGCTTCGAATTCGAACGCGGTTCAGACAGTGTACTTCCAACATGGATTCCTACTGGTGTGCGTTTTAATCGCATCGGTGGGATTCACTAA
- a CDS encoding SoxR reducing system RseC family protein: MMTALATVSSVEQKGKQFFVHLSCEQQTSCSSCSSQKSCGTGIVTKAVGNKSLFWQLKTKSLVKAGQIVEIGFPEKSLLQSAAIVYLIPLFMLMIGAGFGQLLLQPLLQGGEGIVILSAALFTAGGIALAKRLAKPMEDKSKQEVVLIRILGEPLV, translated from the coding sequence ATGATGACCGCGCTTGCTACCGTCAGCTCAGTCGAACAAAAAGGTAAGCAATTTTTTGTTCATCTGAGCTGCGAACAACAAACCAGTTGCAGTAGCTGTTCTTCTCAAAAAAGCTGTGGAACCGGTATTGTCACTAAAGCTGTCGGTAATAAATCTTTGTTTTGGCAGCTGAAAACCAAAAGTTTAGTTAAAGCAGGACAAATCGTAGAAATTGGCTTTCCCGAAAAAAGCCTACTTCAGTCGGCGGCGATTGTTTACCTCATCCCACTTTTCATGTTGATGATTGGTGCTGGTTTTGGACAACTCTTGTTACAACCCTTACTCCAAGGGGGCGAGGGCATTGTTATCTTAAGTGCTGCGCTGTTTACTGCTGGTGGCATTGCCTTAGCGAAGCGGTTAGCCAAACCGATGGAAGACAAATCCAAGCAAGAAGTCGTCTTGATTCGAATCCTAGGCGAGCCTCTCGTCTAA
- the rseB gene encoding sigma-E factor regulatory protein RseB — protein MKKILVSALTLFSLMSPTAFAEEITAKALLHQMNEASQHLNYELSYILIKKSSIEPLLYRHAVNDDQQLAHLVYLSGPVREVIRRGDEVSYIEPGTEPFTIQSGSMVAPVIPMINRDIDALNDYYDFVKVGRAREAGSTTQVLRVVPKDGLRYSYVVWVDEKTNLPLRADLLDRDGEVLEQYRTISYVVNDKIAEAMGGLNSAQLPKVLSLPEGLVSETNWEVSWIPEGFKSKELSRYPMAATNKMVESQLFSDGLFSFSVYVADKDEHSLKGQLVRQGRRTLHSLVNGDREISVVGDIPPATAKRIAQSIKFANSVAAQ, from the coding sequence ATGAAGAAAATCCTGGTCAGTGCACTGACACTGTTCAGCTTGATGTCTCCAACGGCCTTTGCAGAGGAAATTACTGCAAAGGCGTTATTGCATCAAATGAACGAGGCCAGTCAGCATCTAAATTACGAACTCTCCTATATTTTGATAAAGAAGAGCAGTATTGAACCTCTGCTTTATCGTCATGCAGTTAACGACGACCAACAACTAGCACACCTTGTTTACTTAAGCGGCCCTGTTCGCGAAGTCATTCGACGTGGCGACGAAGTTAGCTATATAGAACCGGGTACAGAACCATTCACTATCCAGTCTGGCAGTATGGTTGCACCTGTCATTCCTATGATTAACCGAGATATTGACGCGCTCAACGACTACTACGATTTCGTTAAAGTTGGTCGAGCTCGTGAAGCTGGAAGTACCACACAAGTGTTGCGAGTGGTTCCGAAAGATGGGCTTCGCTATTCTTATGTCGTATGGGTTGACGAAAAAACCAATCTTCCTTTACGTGCCGATCTTCTTGATCGTGACGGTGAAGTCTTAGAACAGTACCGCACTATTTCTTACGTGGTGAATGACAAAATTGCAGAGGCGATGGGAGGCTTAAATAGCGCTCAACTGCCGAAAGTACTGTCATTGCCTGAAGGCTTAGTGAGTGAAACAAACTGGGAAGTGTCTTGGATTCCGGAAGGCTTTAAGTCAAAAGAACTCAGTCGTTATCCTATGGCGGCAACCAATAAAATGGTTGAGAGCCAACTGTTCAGTGATGGATTATTCAGTTTCTCGGTGTACGTTGCCGATAAAGATGAACATTCATTGAAAGGTCAGTTGGTGCGTCAAGGACGCAGAACGTTACACAGTTTAGTGAATGGAGACCGCGAGATCTCTGTGGTGGGTGATATTCCGCCAGCAACCGCTAAGCGTATTGCTCAATCGATCAAGTTTGCTAATTCGGTTGCAGCGCAATGA
- the rpoE gene encoding RNA polymerase sigma factor RpoE, whose translation MNEQLTDQVLIERVQSGDKQAFNLLVVKYQNKVCNLISRYVNNSGDVPDVAQEAFIKAYRAIPNFRGESAFYTWLYRIAVNTAKNHIVAQSRRPPATDVDAEDAEYYETGSALKEISNPENLTLSKELKQVVFGAIEALPEDLKTAMTLRELEGLSYEEIAEVMDCPVGTVRSRIFRAREAVEKKIKPLLQR comes from the coding sequence ATGAACGAGCAGCTAACCGATCAAGTGTTGATTGAGCGAGTGCAGAGTGGAGATAAGCAGGCATTTAACTTACTAGTGGTTAAGTACCAAAATAAAGTTTGTAACCTTATCTCTCGATACGTGAATAATTCTGGTGATGTACCTGATGTAGCACAAGAAGCTTTTATTAAAGCTTACCGCGCGATACCTAATTTTCGTGGCGAAAGTGCCTTCTATACATGGTTGTACCGAATTGCCGTGAACACCGCTAAAAATCATATTGTTGCTCAGAGCCGAAGGCCGCCAGCAACAGATGTTGATGCAGAAGATGCAGAATATTACGAAACAGGCAGCGCGTTAAAAGAAATATCGAACCCTGAGAACTTAACGCTGTCCAAAGAATTGAAACAGGTCGTTTTTGGTGCGATTGAAGCGTTACCAGAAGACTTAAAAACTGCAATGACGCTGCGTGAGCTCGAAGGTTTGAGCTACGAAGAGATTGCAGAAGTAATGGATTGCCCTGTAGGAACCGTACGTTCGCGTATTTTCCGAGCTCGTGAAGCAGTGGAAAAGAAAATTAAACCTCTTTTACAACGCTAG
- the recO gene encoding DNA repair protein RecO, translated as MSEGLQRCFVLHRRPYSESSLILDVFSEEYGRVTLMSKGARSKRSNLKGALQPFTPLLLKWSGNGSMKTLRQAEPISLGLPLAGINLYSAMYVNELVGRVLMAEVAMPAFFHDYLHALTELAHNENPEPALRRFELALLSAMGYGVDFLHCAGTGEPIDPSMTYRYREQKGFIASVRRDNLTFMGDELIAISERRFITKEQLKAAKRFTRIALKPYLGGKPLKSRELFMPTIALSRARSIGK; from the coding sequence TTGAGCGAAGGGTTACAGCGATGCTTTGTGTTGCACCGTCGACCATACAGTGAGTCGAGCCTGATTCTGGACGTCTTCAGTGAAGAGTACGGTCGGGTGACGTTGATGTCTAAAGGTGCGCGGAGTAAGCGTTCTAATTTGAAAGGTGCATTGCAACCTTTTACGCCTCTGCTGCTTAAGTGGTCCGGCAATGGTTCAATGAAAACGTTGCGCCAAGCTGAACCAATCAGCTTGGGGCTTCCTCTTGCCGGTATCAATCTGTACTCAGCAATGTACGTCAATGAGTTAGTTGGGCGAGTGTTGATGGCCGAAGTGGCTATGCCCGCATTTTTTCACGACTATCTTCATGCCTTAACAGAACTCGCTCATAATGAGAATCCTGAGCCAGCGCTACGTCGTTTTGAATTGGCTCTACTTTCCGCTATGGGGTATGGCGTCGACTTTTTACACTGTGCGGGTACCGGTGAGCCGATTGATCCGAGCATGACTTATCGTTATCGAGAGCAGAAAGGTTTTATCGCATCAGTGCGTCGAGATAACCTAACTTTTATGGGCGATGAACTTATCGCAATCAGTGAACGTAGGTTTATCACTAAAGAGCAGTTAAAAGCGGCAAAACGCTTTACACGCATAGCCTTAAAGCCGTATCTTGGCGGCAAACCATTAAAAAGTAGAGAGCTATTTATGCCAACAATAGCCCTCTCTAGAGCACGGAGTATTGGAAAATGA
- the rnc gene encoding ribonuclease III, translated as MNSPIDKLERKIGYQFNDADLIHLALTHRSAAGKHNERLEFLGDSILSFVIADDLYHRFPKVNEGDMSRMRATLVRGHTLAELGREFELGDYLKLGPGELKSGGFRRDSILADAVEAIIGAVYLDSDTEVVRRIILSWYQSRLESIQPGVSQKDPKTRLQEFLQGRRNPLPVYTVTNIKGEAHNQEFTVECEVAGVDKPVIGKGTSRRKAEQAAAETALEQLSNV; from the coding sequence ATGAATTCTCCAATTGATAAACTAGAGAGAAAGATTGGCTATCAGTTTAATGATGCCGATCTTATCCATCTGGCGCTGACTCACCGCAGCGCCGCAGGTAAACACAACGAACGTCTTGAGTTTCTGGGCGATTCAATTTTAAGTTTTGTTATCGCTGATGATCTTTACCACCGTTTTCCTAAGGTAAACGAAGGTGATATGAGCCGCATGCGCGCAACATTAGTACGTGGTCATACATTGGCAGAACTAGGTCGTGAATTCGAACTAGGAGATTACTTAAAATTAGGTCCAGGTGAGTTGAAGAGTGGCGGTTTCCGTCGTGATTCTATTCTAGCGGATGCAGTAGAAGCGATCATCGGTGCTGTCTATTTAGATAGTGATACCGAGGTTGTTCGCCGCATTATTTTAAGCTGGTACCAATCTCGCCTAGAGTCTATTCAGCCTGGTGTATCTCAAAAAGATCCAAAAACTCGCTTACAAGAGTTTTTACAAGGTCGAAGAAATCCCCTACCTGTCTACACAGTGACTAATATTAAAGGTGAAGCACACAACCAAGAGTTTACGGTTGAGTGTGAAGTGGCAGGTGTGGATAAACCTGTTATCGGTAAAGGCACTAGCCGCCGCAAGGCAGAACAAGCGGCTGCTGAAACAGCATTAGAGCAACTAAGCAATGTCTGA
- a CDS encoding protein YgfX yields the protein MHQWLIKLSHITSARFVRLQLNPSYSALFAKGTIFGCLLFFIVFSSISLVASLYCLHLMISLFKTDTVVVNAAQGRFDYKLDGEVRLNDQSYVLKTVDKVWAQFFVKLSFECGHSVLLWRDSCDEREYRHFLANLQRAREIN from the coding sequence ATGCATCAATGGTTGATAAAATTGTCGCACATAACCTCAGCAAGGTTCGTTAGGCTTCAGCTTAACCCTTCATATTCCGCATTATTTGCAAAAGGCACTATTTTTGGGTGCCTTTTGTTTTTCATCGTATTCTCTTCCATCTCCCTTGTTGCCAGTCTCTACTGTTTGCATCTCATGATCTCTTTATTCAAAACCGATACGGTTGTGGTTAATGCGGCTCAAGGTCGTTTCGATTACAAGCTTGATGGGGAAGTTAGATTGAATGACCAAAGTTATGTTCTCAAGACCGTCGATAAGGTTTGGGCGCAATTTTTCGTTAAGCTGAGTTTTGAATGTGGACATTCAGTCCTGTTATGGCGAGATAGTTGTGATGAACGTGAGTATCGACATTTTCTCGCCAACCTACAACGAGCCCGCGAGATAAACTAG